In one window of Nicotiana tabacum cultivar K326 chromosome 12, ASM71507v2, whole genome shotgun sequence DNA:
- the LOC107780375 gene encoding putative galacturonosyltransferase 12 encodes MKQTMQLLISPSLRHVTVLPAKGFKEFIKIKVGSRRLSYLMVFYSLLLFTFLLRFVFVLTAVDTIDGELKCSTLGCLGRKIGPRILGRQLESTVPEVIYQVLEEPSDQIEMEAGPETPQTLEEFMAEMKDTKPDAETFAVKLKAMVTLLEQTTRTAKIQEYLYRHVASSGIPKQLHCLDLKLAHEHSINANARLQLPSAELVPALVDNSYFHFVLASDNILAASVVASSLVQNSFRPAKVVLHIITDSKTFSPMQAWFSLHPLTPAIIEVKALHHFDWLTKGKVPVLEAMEKDQKARSQFRGGSSAIVANTTEKPHIIAAKLQALSPKYNSLMNHIRIYLPELFPSLDKVVFLDDDVVVQTDLSSLWDIDMNGKVNGAVETCRGEDKFVMSKRFKSYLNFSHPMISNNFDPNECAWAYGMNIFDLEAWRETNISQAYQYWLEQNLKSDLSLWQLGTLPPGLIAFHGHVHAIESFWHMLGLGYQDNTSIADAQSAGVIHFNGRAKPWLDISFPQLRPLWTKYVNFSDKFINSCHIRET; translated from the exons ATGAAACAAACAATGCAGCTCCTCATATCACCAAGTCTAAGGCATGTTACTGTCCTACCAGCTAAAGGTTTCAAGGAGTTCATCAAAATAAAAGTTGGTTCCAGACGATTATCGTATCTCATGGTCTTCTATTCACTCCTGCTTTTTACATTTCTTCTTCGGTTTGTCTTCGTTTTAACAGCTGTAGACACCATCGATGGAGAACTAAAATGTTCAACACTAG GTTGCTTGGGGAGAAAAATTGGACCAAGGATTTTGGGAAGACAGCTCGAATCAACT GTTCCAGAGGTGATATACCAAGTATTGGAGGAACCTTCAGACCAGATTGAAATGGAAGCAGGTCCCGAAACTCCTCAAACATTAGAAGAGTTTATGGCAGAAATGAAGGACACAAAGCCAGATGCAGAAACCTTTGCTGTCAAGCTTAAAGCTATG GTAACTCTCCTTGAACAAACAACAAGAACTGCCAAAATTCAAGAGTACCTTTATCGGCATGTGGCATCTAGTGGCATCCCGAAACAGCTGCACTGTCTTGATCTCAAGCTAGCGCACGAGCATTCTATCAACGCCAATGCCCGTCTCCAATTACCATCAGCGGAACTTGTTCCTGCCCTAGTTGATAATTCATATTTCCATTTTGTCCTTGCCTCTGACAATATTCTTGCTGCTTCTGTTGTTGCATCATCGCTCGTCCAGAATTCTTTCCGCCCTGCAAAAGTTGTCCTTCACATAATCACAGATAGCAAAACCTTCTCGCCGATGCAAGCTTGGTTTTCATTACATCCTTTGACACCTGCAATCATCGAGGTTAAAGCGTTGCACCATTTTGATTGGTTAACAAAGGGAAAGGTCCCAGTTCTGGAAGCAATGGAAAAAGACCAAAAAGCAAGATCACAATTCAGGGGAGGATCATCAGCAATCGTAGCAAATACAACCGAAAAGCCTCATATCATTGCAGCAAAGTTGCAAGCCCTCAGTCCCAAATACAATTCCCTAATGAACCACATAAGGATATATTTGCCAGAA TTGTTTCCCAGTCTTGATAAGGTAGTCTTCCTGGATGACGACGTCGTTGTTCAAACTGATCTTTCATCTCTATGGGACATTGACATGAATGGAAAGGTGAATGGAGCAGTGGAGACATGTAGAGGAGAGGACAAATTTGTGATGTCAAAGCGCTTCAAAAGCTATTTGAATTTTTCTCATCCTATGATATCAAACAACTTTGATCCGAATGAATGCGCATGGGCTTATGGCATGAATATTTTTGATCTAGAAGCATGGAGAGAAACAAATATAAGTCAAGCATACCAATATTGGCTTGAACAG AACTTGAAGTCAGACCTAAGTTTGTGGCAGCTAGGAACATTACCTCCAGGTCTAATTGCATTTCATGGTCATGTCCATGCCATTGAATCCTTCTGGCACATGCTAGGACTCGGGTACCAAGATAATACGAGCATCGCGGATGCTCAAAGTGCTGGTGTGATCCACTTCAACGGTCGAGCAAAACCTTGGCTAGATATATCATTCCCTCAACTTCGACCCTTGTGGACAAAGTATGTCAACTTCTCTGATAAATTTATCAATAGCTGTCATATTAGAGAAACTTGA
- the LOC107780376 gene encoding transcription factor ILR3, with protein sequence MASPETTNWLYDYNFEDMAVSVDPNFSNSTSGFSWSMQPFNGSTNVSVDIDGSIGESDCLKESGSKKRARAESCTSSSSKACREKLRRERLNDKFLELGALLEPGRTPRTDKSAILVDAVRMVTQLRGEAEKLKDSNLNLQEKITELKAEKNELRDEKQRLKAEKEKLEQQLKTMNAQPSFFPPGIPAAIAAPGQAAGSKLVPIISYPGVAMWQFMPPAAVDTSQDHVLRPPVA encoded by the exons ATGGCTTCACCGGAAACTACCAACTGGTTATACGATTACAATTTCGAAGATATGGCTGTCTCTGTTGATCCCAATTTCTCAAATTCAACATCTGGGTTTTCTTGGTCTATGCAACCCTTTAATGGTTCTACTAATGTCAG TGTTGATATTGATGGCTCAATTGGTGAATCCGACTGCCTGAAGGAAAGCGGCTCTAAGAAAAG GGCAAGAGCTGAATCATGCACTTCGTCAAGTTCCAAAGCTTGCAGGGAGAAATTGAGGAGAGAGAGGCTAAATGACAA ATTCCTGGAATTGGGTGCACTTCTTGAGCCTGGCAGAACTCCAAGAACAGACAAGAGCGCCATTCTGGTTGATGCTGTTCGTATGGTAACCCAGTTACGTGGTGAGGCTGAAAAGCTGAAAGACTCAAATTTGAATCTACAGGAAAAGATAACGGAGTTGAAG GCCGAGAAAAATGAGCTTCGAGATGAAAAGCAGAGGCTTAAGGCTGAGAAAGAGAAGCTAGAGCAACAACTAAAGACTATGAATGCGCAACCTAGCTTCTTTCCTCCCGGCATACCAGCTGCTATTGCTGCTCCAGGTCAAGCTGCAGGAAGCAAGCTCGTGCCGATCATAAGTTACCCTGGGGTCGCGATGTGGCAGTTCATGCCTCCTGCTGCAGTAGACACGTCGCAAGACCACGTTCTCCGACCTCCAGTTGCTTAA